Part of the Burkholderia sp. FERM BP-3421 genome, GTCCGGTCACCATCATCGCGCACCATGCTCTGAATCCAGAAGAACGACGCCACCCGCGCGCCGCGCGTGACAGGCGCCACGTGATGCAGGCTCGACGCCGGATACAACACGAGATCGCCCGCCGGCAGCTTCGCGCGATGCACGCCGAAGGTGTCCTCGACGCACAGCTCGCCGCCGTCATACGCATCCGGTTCTTCGAGAAACAGCGTCGCCGACAGATCGCTGCGCACCCTGAAATCGGTGCCGCGCAGCAACCGGATCGCATTGTCGACATGCGTGCCGAAGGCCTCGCCGCCTTCATAACGGTTGAACAGCGGTGGAAACACCTTGAGCGGCAGCGCGGCCGAGAAGAACAGCGGATGGCGCGCGAGCGCGTCCTCGATCGCCTGGCCCACCGCACGCGCGGCGGGCGACCCTTCCGGCAACTGCCGATTGCGTTTCGCGAGCGCCGATTGCGCGCCCGAGGTCGCGTTGCCGTCGGTCCATTCCGCGCTGTCGAGCAGCGCGCGGCATTGCCCGACCTGTTCCTGGGTCAGCACGCCGGGGATGTGCAGCATCATGATGCGGATTCCGTGGAGGCGGCGGCCTGCGCATGCGCGACCGCGCGGAACGCGGCGAGCGGCGAATCCGCCAGATGGGCGCGCATTTTTTCGAGGAACGCGGGCGTCGCGGTGCGCGGCACGCGCGCCAGCCATTCGAGCGCCTCGGCCACGCGGCCCTGCTCGCCGAGCAGGCGGGCCAGGTTGAACTGGCCTCGGAAATCGCCGCCCTCGGCGGCGCGCCGGTAGTAATCGAGCGCGGCGTCGCGGTTCGCCTCGACCACCCAGCCGTCCTCGTAGAAGCCGCCGATCAGGTTCTGCGATTTCGCATGACCAAGCGCCGCCGCCTTCTCGAACCACGCGAGCGCTTCCGCTCGATCTTCCTCGATGCCGTTGCCGAGCGCGAGCGCAGTCGCGTAGTTGTACATACCCCAGTCGAGCCCCGCGCGCGCGGCTTCGCGATACCAGTACACGGCGACGCTCGCGCACGCGGCGGTGCCCCAGCCGAATTCGTAGCAGCGGCCGAGCATGTTCATGCCCATCGGGTGAGCGGCCTGCGCCGCATGCCGGAACCAGCGGAGCGCGGCCGCCGGATCGCGCGCGACGCCCTGTCCGTCGAGCAGATATTGCCCGTACACGGCCTGCGCCTCGACGACGCCGTTCTCGGCCGCCGCCGCAACCCACGCGGCGGCGATCTCGGGCGGCCCGGCGAGCAGTGCGGCGAAGCGGTCGGGCGAGACCGCCGCCAGCTCGCGCAGCGAAACCGGCTGCGCCATCAGTAGCGCGCGTTCAGCGTGACGTACGCCGAGCGGCCCGGCGCGATCGACGCGTAGTGCGCCGGATACGCCTGGTCGAAGTAGCTGCGGTTGAACAGGTTCTGCACGTTGAGCTGCACGTCGAACTTCTTGTTGATCTGGTACTGCGCCATCGCATCGAAGCGCCAGTACGACGGCACCGCCCGCAGGTTCGCCGTGTCGCCGAACACCTTCGACATATAGAACGCGCCGCCGCCGACCGTGAACTTCGGCGTCACGTCGTAGTTGGTCCACAGCGTGAAGCTGTGCTTGGGCGTGTTCGGGAACTGGTTGCCGTCGTCGGCCGTGTTCTTGCCGTTGTCGCGCAGTTCGCTCTTCAGGTAGGTGTAGCCGCCATAAACCTGCCATGCGCGGGTCAGCTGGCCCGCGATGCCGAGTTCGAGGCCCTGCACGCGCTTGTTGCCGACCATCGCGTACTGGTTGTTCGGCAGCGTGACGCGGGCGTTGGTGGTATCGATCTGGAACAGGGCGGCCGTCAGTGCGAGCTTGTCGTTCAGCACGTTCCACTTGGTGCCCAGCTCGATGCTGCGGTTCTTCTCCGGCGACATCTGGTCGGCGTTCGAGCCGACGCCGCCGCGGCCGGGCGTCAGCGATTGGGTTTCCGAGCCTTCGCCGAGCATCATGCCGGCCGGCGTCGACGAGGTCGCGTACGACGCGTAGATGCTGCTCGACTGGGTCGGCTTGAAGACGAGGCCGAGCTGCCAGTTCACGAGCGTGTCGTCGCGGGTGTAGGTCTTGGAGCCGTTCGCGCGGGTGTCGGTGAAGCGGGTCGAGTAATCGTCGATCCGCACGCCGCCGTTCACGAGCCAGCGCGGCGTCAGCTCGACCGTGTCGAAGCCGTAGATCGACTTCGTAAC contains:
- a CDS encoding Fe2+-dependent dioxygenase; the protein is MMLHIPGVLTQEQVGQCRALLDSAEWTDGNATSGAQSALAKRNRQLPEGSPAARAVGQAIEDALARHPLFFSAALPLKVFPPLFNRYEGGEAFGTHVDNAIRLLRGTDFRVRSDLSATLFLEEPDAYDGGELCVEDTFGVHRAKLPAGDLVLYPASSLHHVAPVTRGARVASFFWIQSMVRDDGDRTLLFQLDTQIQALSAEKGAKDSVVIALTGVYHNLLRKWADA
- a CDS encoding tetratricopeptide repeat protein; the encoded protein is MAQPVSLRELAAVSPDRFAALLAGPPEIAAAWVAAAAENGVVEAQAVYGQYLLDGQGVARDPAAALRWFRHAAQAAHPMGMNMLGRCYEFGWGTAACASVAVYWYREAARAGLDWGMYNYATALALGNGIEEDRAEALAWFEKAAALGHAKSQNLIGGFYEDGWVVEANRDAALDYYRRAAEGGDFRGQFNLARLLGEQGRVAEALEWLARVPRTATPAFLEKMRAHLADSPLAAFRAVAHAQAAASTESAS